In a genomic window of Anser cygnoides isolate HZ-2024a breed goose chromosome 28, Taihu_goose_T2T_genome, whole genome shotgun sequence:
- the LOC136787163 gene encoding olfactory receptor 14C36-like, translating to MPNSSSISEFLLLAFANTREMQLRHFGLFLGIYLAALLGNGLILTAVACDHRLHTPMYFFLLNLALLDLGCISTTLPKAMANAIRNTRAISYQGCAAQVFFFLFFISAEYFLLTIMAYDRYVAICKPLHYRSLLGSRACAQMAAAAWSSGFLYTVLHTTNTFSLPLCQGNAVDQFFCEIPHILKLSCSKSFLRDTCMFSYLKPPSLSSPSLDLVVALVYSVFPAALNPLIYSMRNQELKDAVRILFGYMLLHQ from the exons atgcccaacagcagctccatcagcgagttcctcctcctggcatttGCAAACACGCGGGAGATGCAGCTCCggcacttcgggctcttcctgggcatctacctggctgccctcctgggcaacggcctcatcctcaccgccgtagcctgcgaccaccgcctccacacccccatgtacttcttcctcctcaacctcgccctcctcgacctgggctgcatctccaccactctccccaaagccatggccaatgccaTCAGgaacaccagggccatctcctatcaagggtgtgctgcacaggtctttttctttctcttcttcatatcagcagagtatttccttctcaccatcatggcctatgaccgctacgttgccatctgcaagcccctgcactataggagcctcctgggcagcagagcttgtgcccagatggcagcagctgcctggagcAGTGGCTTTCTGTATACTGTCCTGCACACtaccaatacattttccctgcccctctgccaaggcaatgccgtggaccagttcttctgtgaaatcccccacattctcaagctctcctgctcaaagTCATTCCTCAGGGA cacttgcatgttttcctacctgaagcccccctccctctcctccccgtCCCTGGATCTGGTGGTGGCACTTGTGTACTCAgtctttcctgcagctctgaaccccctcatctacagcatgaggaaccaggagctcaaggacGCAGTGAGGATACTCTTTGGatacatgcttcttcatcaGTAA
- the LOC136787164 gene encoding olfactory receptor 14C36-like, whose protein sequence is MSNSSSISEFLLLAFADTRELQLLHFALFLAIYLAALLGNSLILTAVACDHRLHNPVYFFLLNLALLDLGCISTTLPKAMANSLWDTRAISYQGCAARVFLIVFLFSAEYSLLTIMAYDRYVAICKPLHYGSLLGGRACAQMAAAAWGSGVLYALLHTANTFSLPLCQGNAIDQFFCEIPQILKLSCTNSYLREAGLLTFSSVLFLGCFASIVLSYLQIFRTVLRMPSEQGRHKAFSTCLPHLFVVFLFLSTGMFAYLQPPSLSSPSLDLVVAVLYSVVPPIFNPFIYSMRNKELKCAIRKIFTAVLRMPSEQGLHKAFSTCLPHLAVVSLFITTIMFAGMKPPSISSVYLDFVVAVLYSVVPPALNPLIYSMRNQELKHALKKLFQLSSRSN, encoded by the exons atgtccaacagcagctccatcagcgagttcctcctgctggcattcgcagacacgcgggagctgcagctcctgcacttcgcactcttcctggccatctacctggctgccctcctgggcaacagcctcatcctcaccgccgtagcctgcgaccaccgcctccacaaCCCCgtgtacttcttcctcctcaacctcgccctcctcgacctgggctgcatctccaccactctccccaaagccatggccaattccctctgggacaccagggccatctcctatcaaggatgtgctgcacgGGTCTTTCTGAttgtgttcttgttttcagcagagtattctcttctcaccatcatggcctacgaccgctacgttgccatctgcaagcccctgcactatgggagcctcctgggcggcagagcttgtgcccagatggcagcagctgcctggggcagtggggttctctatgctctgctgcacactgccaatacattttccctgcccctctgccaaggcaatgctattgaccagttcttctgtgaaatcccccagatcctcaagctctcctgcactaactcctacctcagggaagctgGGCTTCTCACATTCAGTAGTGTTCTGTTCTTGGGGTGTTTTGCTTCCATTGTGCTCTCCTATTTGCAGATCTTTAGGaccgtgctgaggatgccctctgagcaggggcggcacaaagccttttccacgtgcctccctcacctgtttgtggtctttctgtttctcagcactggcatgtttgcctacctgcagcccccctccctctcctctccatccctggatctggtggtggcagttctgtactcagtggtgccccCGATATTCAATCctttcatctacagcatgagaaacaaggagctcaagTGTGCTATCAGGAAA ATATTTAcggcagtgctgaggatgccctctgagcagggcctgcacaaagccttttccacgtgcctccctcacctggctgtggtctccctgtttatcaCCACTATCATGTTTGCTGGCatgaagcccccctccatctcctccgtATACCTGGACTttgtggtggcagttctgtactctgtggtgcctccagcactgaacccactcatctacagcatgaggaaccaggagctcaagcatgcactgaagaagctgtttcagttgtcttccagaagcaattag